The segment CGGACGAGGTGCAGCGGGCGGTGGCGGCGAGCGGCGCACGCGACGGCCTGTGCACCATCTTCCTGCACCACACGAGCGCCTCGCTGCTGCTGTGCGAGAACGCGGATCCGGACGTGAGAAAGGACCTGGAGTCCTTCTTCTCGCGGCTGGTGAAGGATGGGGATCCGCTCTTCGTCCACGACGCGGAAGGGCCAGATGACATGCCCGCGCACGTGCGCACGGTGCTGACGCAAAACTCCATCAGCGTGCCCATCAAGGGGGGCGAGGCCAGCCTGGGCACGTGGCAGGGCCTCTACGTCTGGGAGCACCGCACCGCGGCCCACCAGCGCCGGGTGACGGTCTCCATCGTGAGCTGAAGCAACTGAGCGGGGGCCAAGGCCCTACTCCTCGGACTCCTGGGCCTCCAGCAGCTTGTAGAGTGTCTTGCGGTCCACGCCCAGCAGGCGCGCCGCCTCGCTCTTGTTGCCGCCCACGTGCTGGAGCACATGGGCCGCGTAGCGCCGGGACAGCTCGGCCAGGCTCGGCATGTCCCCGGCGAGGCCGCTGAGCTTCTTGGGCGCGTCGCCGATGGGCTCGGGAAAGT is part of the Cystobacter fuscus DSM 2262 genome and harbors:
- a CDS encoding secondary thiamine-phosphate synthase enzyme YjbQ, producing the protein MYHARELTVATRGRGFYDITDEVQRAVAASGARDGLCTIFLHHTSASLLLCENADPDVRKDLESFFSRLVKDGDPLFVHDAEGPDDMPAHVRTVLTQNSISVPIKGGEASLGTWQGLYVWEHRTAAHQRRVTVSIVS